The genomic interval GGCGCCCGGCACCAGCTCCGCCACATAGCGGGCCAGACAGTCCGTGGGCACCACGTCGAAGCCCACGCCGGACATCAGCGAGACACCCCGGGCCTTGGCCTCGGCATCCAGGCGGAACGAGCCCTCGAAGACGGGAATCTCCCCGGTGATGTCCTGGTAGTGCACACCCATGCGCAGGCACGCCTGGCGCATCGGCTCGGCGGTGCGGATGAAGGGGCCCGCGGCATGGAGCACCAGGGGCAGGTCCTCCAACGCGGCGGAGAGCTCGCGCGAATTTTCGAGCGACGCGGGGCGGACCTCCAGCCCCAGGGCCTCCGCCAGCGGCGCGAGCTTCTCGAGCGAACGGCCCGACAACACCGGGCGGTGGCCGCGGCGCACCGCCTCCTCCGCGATGAGGCGGCCGGTGTAACCAGAGGCTCCGTACAACAACCAACGAGGCGTGATGGAAGAGGTGGTCGTCACACCCGCGACGCTAACAGGCGGACCCGCCCTCACATGCGGCGGGTGGTGTCCCCGCCCATCATCTGTCCGCCGGTGGACCGGGCGCGCGCCTCACCACCGGGCCTGGATGACGTCGACGCCTTGATTCACATGGGTCTCCTCGACGCAGACGAGCAGCGCGCGCAGCGCCGCGGAGGACGGAGCCGTCAGGAGCGCCTCGCGCAGCCTCGCGTTGCGCAGCAGCGCGCCAATCCTCGCGAGCACGTTGAGGTGCAGGCCCGCGGTGTCCGGGGGCGACACCATGCCCACGAAGATGTGGACCCGGCCCTCCTCCGCGTCCCCGAAGTCGACGCCCAGGCGATGGAGTCCCACGCAGGTGACGATGCGAGGCACCCCGGCCAACCGGCAGTGCGGCACCGCCACGCCGCCCACCGTCGCCGTGGAGCCCAACTGCTCGCGCGCCAACAGGTGGGTCGCCAATTCCCTGGGAGAGACCTGGGCCCGGGCCGCCATCAACCCGGCCAGCTCATGCACCACCCCCACCCGGTCCTTGGACGCCATCGACAGGCGGACGCCGTCGGCATCCAGGTAGTCAGTCCATCGCAACATACCGGTCACCTCCCCGGGACACCCGCCGCCTCCCGAGTCGGCGCAGAGATGTGTCCCCCCGCCGCGATTGAGCACCCCCTCCCCGTGATTTTCCCGAGGACCACCACACACTTTCCCAGGGCCCTCTTCCGTTCGGTCAGAACCGCCCCGGTGGCTCTTGGCTTCTCATTCTCCAAGCCACCCGGGTCAGTGCCCCAGCACCATCTCGTGGCGAGGCAACAGGTGCTCGTCCTCGGCGAGAACGAGCCGCGCGCGAATCGCCGCCGGGGACGGCGCGACCAACAGCTCCTCGCGAAGCCTGGGGTCGCGCAGCAGCGTGGCGATGCGCGAGAGCACGTTGAGGTGGAGGCCCGAGGTGTCCATGGGTGACACCAGGCCGACGAAGATGCGCACCAGCCCATCCTCGGCCGCGCCGAACGCCAGGCCGCCCCGGTGGATGCCCAGACAGGTGACGATGCGCTCCACGCGAGCAAGCCGGCAGTGAGGCACCGCCACGCCTCCCTCCATCGCCGTGGAGCCCAGGCGCTCGCGCGCCATCAGGTTCAGCGCCAGCTCACGCGGGGACACACCGGCCCGACGCGCCATCAACCCCGCCAGCTCGTTCAGCACCTCCTCGGGGTCTCTGGCCTCCAGCGAGGGGCGGATGGCGTCCACGTCCAGGAAATCGGTCCACCTCAACATGCCTTCCTCCCAGGGCGGCTCGCCGCCGCCCGCTCGGTGCGTCGCGTGTGGAGCGCCTCGAGCACGTCAGACGGCGGGGGCCACGCGCTCGCGTCCCGCCAGGACGATGCACGCGGCCAGGACGCGCGGGGCGAAGCGGTCTCGCTCGCTGTCGTCGAACGCGCGTGCGAGCTGCTCCGGGTCGTCATCCAGGAACAGCGTGGAGCCCAGCCGGTCATACAGATGCTCCAGCAGGCCTCGGCAGCAGGTGCACCGCCGAGCGCCATCCAACGCATGTTCCGCACGCGTTCGCGCGTCGGCCAGTCGCTCCACGCCCAACATCCGCACCGCCTTGAGCGGCGCCTCACAGGGCGGCGGGGCGGCCTGCCCGTGGGCCAGCGAGTGGAACAGGGGCAGCGACTTCATGAATTGGGACAGCCACATGGGGTCCTCCGCGCCGGGCCCCGACAGCGCCCGGACGCATCCCTCCCATCGCATCCGCCATGCCAGCAGAGCCCCCGCCAGATGCTCGGAATCCGGGCACCTTTTCGCGCAAGGCCCCAGGGCCACCTTGCAGTCCGCAACCCGCGCCCCTTGGGGGCACAGCACGTTGCGAGCTCCACCCCAGGCCCGAGAGCCCGAGGCCCCGTTCGTACGCCTGCACGCCGACCCTCGGGGCCACTATCATGCGCGCCCCTCATGAAACGTCTCACCTCGACCCTCCTCTTCTCCCTGCTGCTCTGCGCGTGCGGCGACTCCAACTCCGGGCCCCCGAAGCCGGACGTGGAGCGCGGCCCCCGCGCGATTCCCCTCGAAGGAGACCCCAACGGCCTGTTCTGGGACGCCGCCACCGAGACGCTCTACATCGCGGACGACCAGAACCACCGCATCCTCAAGTACCGCGATGGGGAAGGTGTCTCCGTCGCGGCCACGCTGCCGGACGCGCCCCCGGACAGCACCAACCTGGGCGAGGTCGTCCGCCTCCAGGACGGCACGCTCGTCACCGTGCGCTTCGGCTTCGGCACCGCGGGCGCGGTGCTGTTCGTCCGTCCGGATGGAACCCCTGGCAAGGTGCCGGGACTGCCCACCAACCGCCGCCGCATCGGCCTCACGGTGACCCAGGACGGGCGCATCCTCGACAGCTACTTCGTGCGCAACAACAACGTGAACGTCGGCTCGGTGGCGCAGGTCTCGCTGGCGGATGGCTCGGAGACGGAGCTGGTGGGCGCGCTGCAGAAGCCGGTGGGCGTGCTGGCCGTGGACGACACGCTCTACATCGCGGACCAGCTTGCCGGGAAGGTGTACCGCTCGCCGCTGTCCAACCCCTCCGCGCTCACCACGCTGGCCACCATCACCGAGCCGGACCTCCTGGCCCTGGGGCCGGGCGGCGCGCTGCTCACCGGGACGCGGGCGGGCTCCGTGCTGCGCATCTCCACCACCGACGGCGCGACGTCCGCGCTGGCCACGGGCTTCCAGCAGGTGCGCGGCATCGCCTACGACGCGGCCAACCGCCGGCTCTTCGCGGCGGACCATGACCGCGACGAGACCAACGGCACCACGCACTTCCTCCAAATCATCCCGGTCGACTGATGCGACAGCCCCTGTGGATGCTGCTCGGGGCGCTGGCCTGCACGCCGGCGCTCGCGGAGGAGGCATGGGTGCGGCCCACGCTGGTGGGCGAAGTGGACTACCGGCAGCACGCCTCGGACGTGGAGGGCTTCAGCGGCTTCACCCTCGCGCGGCTGCGCCTGGGCGCGGAGGCCCGCCCCCTGCCGTGGCTGGTGGCCCGGGGCGTGGCGGAGTGGGCCCAGGAGAAGCCCGCCCTGATTGACGCCTTCGTCGCGGTGCGGCTGGTGAAGGACCTGCGCCTGTCGCTGGGCTTCATGAAGACGCCGCTGTTCGCCAGCGCGTACGACGAGCACCTGGAGGCCCGCGCCATCCCCGAGCTGACCGGGCTCACCCAGGCCTTCTGGCCACGAAGAGACTTGGGACTGGAGGCGCGCTGGACGCCGTCCACGCTGCCGCTGGAGACCTGGGTGCGCGTGGGCAATGGCTCCCGCAGTCCCCTGGGCAATGACAACCAGCTCCCCGCGCTGGATGTCCGCGTGGATGGCCGATGGGGCCGCGCGATGGGCACGGCCGAGTCCTTCTGGGGCCTGCGTGTCGGCGCTGGCGCCCATGTGGAGAGCGCCTATGACCGCGCGGGCATCGGCGGCATCGGACCCCAGGGCTTCGTCTACTACCGGCCTCCCCCCGTGAGCGGACCGCGCACGGTGACGGAGGCCCATGCCCGCGTGGACGTGGGCCCCGTGCGCGTGGTCGCCGAGGCCGCCGCCGCGTGGGAGCGCCGCTCGCGCGACACGGACGGCAACCCCGACACACCCCGCGAAGCCCTGCCGGAGCTGCAGAGCCAGGGCGCCACGCTGGAGGTGTCCTGGGTCGTCTGGGGAAGGCCGCGCACGGACGCGCCCACCTGGCCCCAGGCGAGCGAGGGCTCCGTCGAGGCGCTTCAAGCCCTGCGCGAAGGACAGCTCCCGCACGGCGCGCTGGAGGTCGCCGGCCGCGTCGAGCGGCTGTGGCTGGGCCGAGGCGCCGCCGACGTCACCTCGGGAGGCTCGCTGAGTGGAGCGCTCGCGGTGCGCTGGTGGGCCACGTCGTTCTTGGGCGTGGGCCTGGCGGGGTACGTGCAGCGCTACGACTCCGCGCCGCTGGAGGAGCCGGACCGGAGGACGTCGTGGATGGCGTTGGCGCGCACCACGGTGAGCTTCCACTGACGAAGCAGACGCGGCCCGCGCGGCCTGGGCGGAACACCGCTCAGCGCAGCGCGCGGCCGTGGAGGCGGGCCAGCTCCTGGCAGGCCCCCTGACACTCCGGGAAGTGCAGGAGGAAGCGGGCCTGCTCACGGCAGCGAGGGACCAGCCCCTGGTGCGTGGGTGTGCCGCACAAGCGCTGGAAGCCCTCCCACTCCTGCTGGAACGCGGCGGCGCGCTCCTCGGGCTCCAGCGCGTGGACCGCGCGGCGCTCCGAGGCCAGCCACCCCACCACCGCCGCCATCGCGCCTCCCAGGAGGAAGACGCGCACCAGGTCCTTCCACCAGGGGCTCGCCAGGGAGGCCGGCGCCGGGGGCGTCGTGTCATCAAGAGGCGGGGGCGCAACGGGGGACAGGAACGGCTTGGGACGCATGCGCGACTTCAAGGGCAATCCCCGTGCCGGACACGGGGACGCACCTCTCCAGGGAGCAAGTCACCGTGCGCCCCAGGGCGCCTTGCATTCAGCAAGCAGGGCCCCGCGTGGAGCCGTGCATCGCGCAAGACCTTCGCCGTTGAGTCGCCGACAGTTGACCCAGGGCGTCAACGCACGGCGCTGCGCAGCGCGGGGGCGAGCTCCTGACGGCAGGCCTCGTCACACTCGGAGAAGCGCAGCAGGAACTCCGCCTGCTTCTGACAGCGCTGGGGAAGGCGCGGGCCCGCGTCGGCCAGGCACAGGAGGCGGAAGCTGTCGCGCGTCTCCTGGAAGAGGGCCTCGCGCTGGGCGGGGGACAGCGCGTTGAGGGCGCGATTCTCTCCGCCCTGGAGATAGCCCCACACCAGGGCGAGCACCACCACCACCGCGGCCAGGACCACCACCTGCCGGACGCGCTTCTGGTTGCGAGTCGGCGGCCGGTCGCGGGTGAAGATGTTCTGTTCTTCCCCCTCCTCGTTCCCGTTCAAACCCATAGGGCCCTGTTCCACCGCAATCCGCGAAACAACGCCAGCATTCCTTGTCTCCGGTGTGAAGGAGGCGTCACCCCTGGGTGGGTTGCAAGCTGCACGACAGGGCCGGGCGCGGGTTGCGGACCGCACGGAGGGCGCGGGAGGGAGGACGGGGAAGCCCCCGGGAAGACTCGCGTCATGCAAGTCGCACGGCCCGGCGCGAGGGCTGCACTTAGAATCAGGCCATGGAAGCACGGACGGAAACGGGCCCTGTCTCGGGGGAGCGCCCCATGCGGGTGCTGGTGGTGGACGATGAGCGCAACATCCGGCACACGTTGCGCGTGTGTCTGGAGGGGTTCGGCTGCGAGGTGCGCGAGGCGGCCACGCCCGAGGCGGCCCTGGCGGCACTCGCCCAGGGGCCCGCCGACCTGGCCTTCGTCGACCTGAGGCTCGGCACCGCGAGCGGGTTGGACCTGCTGCCCCGGCTGCTCGCCGAATCACCCAACCTGGATGTGGTGCTCATCACCGCGTACGCGACGTTCGACACGGCGGTGGAGGCGGTGCGGCGGGGCGCCCGGGACTATCTGCCCAAGCCCTTCACGCCCGCGCAGATTCGCCATGTGCTGGACCGCTCGCGGGAGCACCGGGCGCTGTCGTCGCAGCTGGAGAGCCTGGAGGGGCAGCTCGCGCAGGCGGTACCGGAGGCCACGCTGGAGACGGCGTCCCCCGTGATGCACGCGGCCATCGGATTGGTGTCGCGCGCGGCGACGTCCGACGCGGCGGTGCTGCTGCGCGGAGAGAGCGGCACGGGCAAGGGCGTGCTCGCGCGGGCGCTGCACTCGATGAGCGCGCGGAGGCGGCGGCCCTTCGTCACGGTGAACTGCCCCA from Myxococcus stipitatus carries:
- a CDS encoding PTS sugar transporter subunit IIA; the protein is MLRWTDFLDVDAIRPSLEARDPEEVLNELAGLMARRAGVSPRELALNLMARERLGSTAMEGGVAVPHCRLARVERIVTCLGIHRGGLAFGAAEDGLVRIFVGLVSPMDTSGLHLNVLSRIATLLRDPRLREELLVAPSPAAIRARLVLAEDEHLLPRHEMVLGH
- a CDS encoding PTS sugar transporter subunit IIA; translation: MLRWTDYLDADGVRLSMASKDRVGVVHELAGLMAARAQVSPRELATHLLAREQLGSTATVGGVAVPHCRLAGVPRIVTCVGLHRLGVDFGDAEEGRVHIFVGMVSPPDTAGLHLNVLARIGALLRNARLREALLTAPSSAALRALLVCVEETHVNQGVDVIQARW